One Clostridium novyi NT genomic window carries:
- a CDS encoding flagellar basal-body rod protein FlgG — protein MIRSIYTAVSGLINQEAQQDVISNNLANATTVGYKKDNLVGKSFKDVMMHNYDKVVGGKHVKNDIGMLSMGSKLDQSYTNFTQGVLESTDKSTDFALQGRGFFVVSRNSRVAGGGQNFYTRDGHFHVERTGYLVNSSGDRVMGQNMRTGAMEPIYLGNERTGPSKISCNDRGELFLDGSLKYKINVVDFDNYETLRKQGDNLYSGGNPRAYNGAIVKQNYLEKSNVNVMEEVSDMMMTMRNFESNQKLVQSLDETLGKTVNEVGRV, from the coding sequence ATTTAGCAAATGCAACTACTGTAGGATATAAAAAAGATAATTTAGTAGGAAAAAGTTTTAAAGATGTTATGATGCATAATTATGATAAAGTTGTAGGAGGCAAACACGTTAAAAATGATATTGGAATGCTTTCTATGGGAAGTAAACTTGACCAAAGTTATACAAACTTTACTCAAGGAGTACTAGAATCTACAGATAAGTCTACAGATTTTGCCCTACAAGGAAGAGGATTTTTTGTAGTATCACGTAATAGTAGAGTAGCTGGCGGTGGACAAAATTTTTATACTAGAGATGGACATTTTCATGTTGAGAGAACGGGATATCTTGTAAATAGTAGTGGAGACAGAGTAATGGGGCAAAACATGAGAACTGGAGCTATGGAACCAATATATTTAGGAAATGAAAGAACTGGTCCTTCAAAAATATCTTGTAATGATAGAGGAGAGTTATTTTTAGATGGAAGTTTAAAATATAAAATTAATGTAGTTGATTTTGATAACTACGAAACACTAAGAAAACAAGGAGATAATCTTTATTCTGGTGGAAATCCAAGAGCTTATAATGGAGCAATTGTAAAGCAAAATTATCTTGAAAAGTCAAATGTTAATGTAATGGAAGAAGTATCAGATATGATGATGACTATGAGAAATTTTGAAAGTAATCAAAAATTAGTACAATCTTTAGATGAAACTTTAGGTAAAACAGTTAATGAAGTTGGAAGAGTATAA
- a CDS encoding flagellar basal-body rod protein FlgG: MLRSIWNSRSGMAAEMEKLNTISNNMANSTTVGYKRVDVKFNDLMQENLDRLGYPVTKGKPQFTGTGVRATEIERDNSQGNLLQTGNNTDIAIDGEGFFKVQDGEGRTFYTRGGSFNIDNLGTVVDKSGNRLIILNEAGVNVNKPGIGFKNSSFIINEEGYVVGKGNENLRIPIFEPKGNDCMKSIGDNLYVCNEPNLIVEKDTKDFSLLQGYTEQSNVDLGKEMADLIITQRAFQLNSSALKTADEMWGMANNLRGR, encoded by the coding sequence ATGCTTAGAAGTATATGGAATTCAAGAAGTGGTATGGCAGCAGAAATGGAAAAACTTAATACTATTTCTAATAATATGGCAAACTCAACTACTGTAGGATATAAAAGAGTAGATGTAAAATTTAATGATTTAATGCAAGAAAATTTAGATAGACTAGGATATCCAGTAACTAAGGGAAAACCTCAATTTACAGGAACAGGAGTTAGAGCTACAGAAATTGAAAGAGACAATTCACAAGGCAATTTACTTCAAACTGGTAATAATACAGATATAGCAATAGATGGTGAGGGATTTTTTAAAGTTCAGGATGGAGAAGGAAGAACCTTTTATACAAGAGGTGGTTCATTTAATATAGATAACCTAGGAACTGTTGTAGATAAAAGCGGTAATAGACTTATTATATTAAATGAAGCAGGAGTTAATGTAAATAAACCAGGAATTGGTTTTAAAAATAGTTCTTTTATTATTAATGAAGAAGGATATGTAGTAGGTAAAGGAAATGAAAATTTAAGAATACCTATTTTTGAACCAAAGGGTAATGATTGCATGAAAAGTATAGGAGACAACCTATACGTATGTAATGAGCCAAATTTAATTGTAGAAAAGGACACTAAAGATTTTTCTTTGCTTCAAGGATATACAGAACAATCTAATGTAGATTTAGGAAAAGAAATGGCGGATCTTATAATAACTCAAAGAGCATTCCAATTAAACTCATCAGCACTTAAAACTGCAGATGAAATGTGGGGAATGGCAAATAATCTTAGAGGAAGATAA
- a CDS encoding putative manganese-dependent inorganic diphosphatase, with the protein MKDMIYITGHRNPDTDSICSALAYAEFKNKSANVKAKPIRLGEVSRETQFALDYFKVQKPELVKTLRPLVKDLEMDKVPPLTPETSLKTAWFDMKKYKVKTIPVVDNDNKFLGIVSLSNLTSAYMDIWDNYILTKSKTPLKNVIDALSARTLYENKDLEFCGGKIIVAAMNPESMKKIMETGDVVIFGDREDTQMSIIENKASLMIVAGNHEVSKKVLDFAEANKCTVISTPFDSFTASRMIVQSIPIRYVMSKEELICFRDTDHVEDVREAMAKTRFRSYPILDSNNKVLGMISRFHLISRVNKKVILVDHNESAQSVDGLETAEVTEIIDHHRIADIQTSNPIYFRNQPVGCTGTIIGSIFFENGLTPSKETAGLLCSAIISDTLLFKSPTSTPVDKAMVEKLAKIAEIDVEEYAKEMFKAGTSLVGRTVEEIFNTDFKTFSLLNHKVGVAQVSTMDIEGFKPMKEEMLNYMEKNCEENNYDLLVLLLTDIIQDGSEVMAVGNRADYIERAFNVTLKDNSAYVPGLLSRKKQVIPPITKAIELSQE; encoded by the coding sequence ATGAAAGATATGATCTACATTACGGGACATAGAAATCCAGATACGGATTCAATATGTTCAGCACTTGCTTATGCAGAATTCAAAAATAAATCTGCTAATGTAAAAGCAAAACCTATACGACTTGGGGAAGTTAGTCGTGAAACTCAATTTGCTCTTGACTACTTTAAAGTACAAAAGCCTGAACTTGTAAAAACTTTAAGACCACTTGTAAAAGATCTTGAAATGGATAAAGTACCACCTTTAACACCAGAAACATCTTTAAAAACTGCATGGTTTGACATGAAAAAATATAAAGTAAAAACTATCCCTGTAGTTGATAATGATAATAAATTTTTAGGAATCGTTAGTTTATCAAACTTAACTTCCGCTTATATGGATATATGGGATAATTATATTTTAACTAAAAGTAAAACACCATTAAAAAATGTAATAGATGCATTATCTGCTAGAACTCTTTACGAAAATAAAGATTTAGAATTTTGTGGTGGAAAAATAATAGTTGCTGCCATGAATCCAGAAAGCATGAAAAAGATAATGGAAACTGGAGATGTTGTAATTTTTGGAGATAGAGAAGATACACAAATGTCAATTATCGAAAACAAAGCATCTTTAATGATAGTAGCTGGAAATCATGAAGTTTCTAAAAAAGTTTTAGATTTTGCTGAAGCTAACAAATGTACAGTTATAAGCACTCCATTTGACTCATTTACAGCTTCAAGAATGATAGTTCAAAGTATCCCTATAAGATACGTTATGAGCAAAGAAGAACTTATTTGCTTTAGAGATACAGATCACGTTGAAGATGTTAGAGAAGCTATGGCAAAAACTAGATTTAGAAGCTATCCAATACTAGATAGCAACAATAAAGTATTAGGTATGATTTCTAGATTCCACTTAATATCAAGAGTTAATAAAAAAGTTATACTAGTTGACCATAACGAATCTGCTCAATCTGTAGACGGTCTTGAAACAGCTGAAGTTACAGAAATCATAGATCACCACAGAATTGCAGATATACAAACTAGCAATCCAATATACTTTAGAAATCAACCAGTTGGATGTACTGGTACAATTATAGGTTCTATATTCTTTGAAAATGGCCTTACTCCATCTAAAGAAACAGCAGGACTTCTTTGCAGTGCTATAATATCTGATACATTATTATTTAAATCACCAACATCTACTCCTGTTGACAAAGCAATGGTAGAAAAGCTAGCTAAAATAGCTGAAATAGATGTTGAAGAATACGCTAAAGAAATGTTTAAAGCTGGAACATCACTTGTTGGTCGTACAGTTGAAGAAATATTTAACACAGACTTTAAAACTTTCTCATTATTAAACCATAAAGTTGGTGTAGCTCAAGTTAGCACTATGGATATAGAAGGTTTTAAACCAATGAAAGAAGAAATGCTTAATTACATGGAAAAAAATTGTGAAGAAAATAACTACGACTTACTTGTATTATTATTAACAGATATAATACAAGATGGTTCTGAAGTAATGGCTGTTGGAAATAGAGCTGATTACATAGAAAGAGCGTTCAATGTTACTCTAAAAGATAACTCAGCATATGTTCCTGGATTACTTTCAAGAAAGAAACAAGTAATTCCACCTATTACAAAAGCAATCGAGCTAAGTCAAGAATAA
- a CDS encoding calcium-translocating P-type ATPase, PMCA-type: MNNEKFLRKGLTSSEAEKGIKQYGLNVLEKKKKVSPIKIFLEQFNDFIIWVLLVATALSAAMGQKADAITIIIIVVMNAILGFVQEYKTEKSLEALQNLAAPTSKVLRDGEVKVISAEQLVPGDVIILESGDRIPADAIFIEGNSLVVDESLLTGESIGVEKNIGGKNSNIYMGTVVLKGKGRALIEKTGMKTEMGKIADMLDNIESEKSPLKKKLASLGKVMVAVCIVICIMVTIMGIIRGQDKYQMFLLGVSLAVAAIPEGMPAIVTVALALGVSRMLKRNALIRKLPAVETLGCTSIICSDKTGTLTQNNMTVEQIYFNDKIYNLNENDDVNFDILKKTFVYCNDCGYDFNQKEYEKVLLGDPTETALIKAMFKNANALKDFLKKGQRLFDIPFDSTRKMMSVIMEERGKKKAYIKGAPERVIEKCKYILINNEILEFNDEYKSRVNKRVEEMSYKALRCIAGAYKDTNVSKNSLEDNLIFVGIAGMKDPPRPEAKDAVLECKMAGIKPVMITGDHKNTAYAIAKELKICKKEDEVLTGEELDKLSEKELIKKIDKVSVFARVSPKHKLSIVKAFKKKGNIVAMTGDGVNDAPAVKESDIGVSMGISGTDVTKEASSMILLDDNFTTIVSAVEEGRTIYDNIRKFIRYLLSCNLGEVLTMFLSSLFYLETPLLPIQILFVNLVTDGLPAIALGVDPADKDIMLRKPRRKDESVFARGLKEKILLRGSLIGICTIFAFLSGKYYGMDLKTSRTLALCTLIMSQLIHVFECRSENHSIFEIKLFTNMYLVGAVLVSICMLLCIIYVPFLQGIFHTVPLHLGQWAIIVFFSGFISFINSLYLYFRRR, from the coding sequence ATGAATAATGAAAAATTTTTGAGAAAAGGGCTTACAAGTAGTGAAGCAGAAAAAGGGATAAAACAATATGGATTAAATGTACTAGAGAAAAAGAAAAAAGTATCTCCAATAAAAATATTCTTAGAACAATTCAATGATTTTATTATTTGGGTTTTACTTGTAGCTACAGCTTTATCTGCTGCCATGGGACAAAAGGCAGATGCTATAACTATAATTATTATAGTCGTTATGAATGCTATTTTAGGATTTGTTCAAGAATATAAAACAGAAAAATCCTTAGAGGCACTTCAAAACTTAGCAGCGCCCACATCTAAAGTGTTAAGAGATGGAGAGGTAAAAGTTATAAGTGCAGAACAGTTAGTACCTGGAGATGTTATTATTTTAGAAAGTGGAGATAGAATTCCAGCAGATGCTATTTTTATAGAAGGTAATAGTTTAGTTGTAGATGAATCACTTTTAACTGGTGAATCAATTGGAGTAGAAAAAAATATTGGTGGTAAAAATAGCAATATATATATGGGTACAGTAGTTTTAAAGGGAAAAGGAAGAGCATTAATTGAGAAAACAGGTATGAAAACTGAAATGGGAAAAATTGCAGATATGTTAGATAACATAGAAAGCGAAAAATCTCCATTAAAGAAGAAACTAGCTTCCCTTGGAAAAGTAATGGTAGCGGTTTGTATTGTAATATGCATAATGGTAACTATTATGGGTATCATAAGGGGACAAGATAAGTATCAGATGTTTTTACTTGGGGTAAGTTTAGCTGTTGCTGCAATTCCAGAGGGAATGCCTGCTATTGTAACAGTTGCTTTAGCACTTGGTGTATCTAGAATGTTAAAGAGAAATGCTCTTATAAGAAAGCTTCCAGCAGTTGAGACTCTAGGTTGCACATCTATAATATGTAGTGATAAAACAGGGACACTTACTCAAAACAATATGACTGTAGAACAAATATATTTTAATGACAAAATATATAATTTAAATGAAAATGATGATGTTAATTTTGATATCTTAAAAAAGACATTTGTGTATTGTAATGATTGTGGATATGATTTTAACCAAAAGGAATATGAAAAAGTTCTTTTAGGAGATCCCACTGAAACTGCTCTTATAAAAGCTATGTTCAAAAATGCAAATGCATTAAAAGATTTTCTAAAAAAAGGACAAAGGTTATTTGACATTCCATTTGATTCTACTAGAAAAATGATGTCAGTTATAATGGAGGAAAGAGGAAAGAAAAAAGCCTACATTAAAGGAGCTCCAGAGAGAGTAATAGAAAAGTGTAAATATATACTTATTAATAATGAAATTTTAGAGTTTAATGATGAATATAAAAGTAGAGTTAATAAAAGAGTAGAAGAAATGTCTTATAAGGCTTTAAGGTGTATTGCCGGAGCTTATAAAGATACTAATGTTTCTAAAAATTCATTAGAAGATAATTTAATATTTGTTGGTATAGCGGGAATGAAAGACCCTCCAAGACCAGAGGCTAAAGATGCAGTATTAGAATGTAAAATGGCAGGAATTAAACCTGTTATGATAACAGGAGACCATAAAAATACAGCATATGCCATAGCAAAAGAACTTAAAATATGTAAAAAAGAAGATGAAGTTTTAACAGGAGAAGAGTTAGATAAATTATCAGAAAAAGAGCTTATAAAGAAAATAGATAAAGTTTCAGTATTTGCAAGGGTAAGTCCTAAACATAAATTAAGTATAGTTAAAGCCTTTAAAAAGAAGGGCAATATAGTTGCTATGACTGGAGATGGAGTAAATGATGCTCCAGCAGTTAAAGAATCTGACATAGGTGTATCTATGGGTATATCCGGAACAGATGTTACAAAAGAGGCATCTTCTATGATACTTTTAGATGATAATTTTACAACTATAGTATCCGCTGTTGAAGAAGGAAGAACTATCTATGATAACATAAGAAAGTTTATTAGATATTTATTGTCTTGTAATTTAGGAGAAGTACTTACAATGTTTCTATCTTCATTGTTTTATTTAGAAACACCACTATTACCTATACAAATACTATTTGTGAATTTAGTCACAGATGGACTTCCTGCTATAGCGCTAGGAGTTGATCCAGCAGATAAAGATATAATGCTTAGAAAACCTAGAAGGAAAGATGAGAGTGTATTTGCAAGAGGACTTAAAGAAAAAATACTTTTAAGAGGAAGTTTAATTGGAATTTGTACTATTTTTGCCTTTTTATCAGGAAAGTATTATGGTATGGATTTAAAAACTTCAAGAACACTTGCTTTATGTACTCTTATAATGTCTCAATTAATTCACGTATTTGAATGTAGATCAGAAAATCACTCTATATTTGAGATTAAGCTATTCACTAATATGTATTTAGTTGGAGCCGTATTAGTTTCTATTTGCATGCTTTTATGTATAATTTATGTTCCTTTCTTACAGGGAATATTTCATACAGTTCCACTACATTTAGGACAATGGGCTATAATAGTATTTTTCTCAGGCTTTATATCATTTATAAATAGTTTATACTTATATTTTAGAAGAAGATAA
- a CDS encoding IS1182-like element ISCno1 family transposase (programmed frameshift) translates to MLTNNERKQNQLELVYIENLVPENHILRKIDKYIDFSFIRDLTKDLYCADNGRPSVDPVVLFKMLFIGYLFGIRSERQLVKEIQVNVAYRWFLGYGLTDKIPSHSTISQNRTKRFSNTNIHQEIFDNIVFQAINRNLVDGKILYTDSTHLKANANKHKFIKKEITKSTKEYFDELENDINKDRINHNKKPLKKKTKIAETKEIKVSTTDPDSGYMVRDGKPKGFFYLDHRTVDGKYNIITDVHVTPGNINDVDPYVKRIETQIEKFNFNTKYLVADAGYSTNPICKQISDKNYQGVFGFRLGPHVKGKYTKYRFQYVKELDGYVCINNCFLKYRTTTREGYKEYVSNAEHCASCKYKNNCLTSDKSINRTIRRHVWEDYKDQIFRFTKTEKGKNIYKRRKEKIERSFADSKELHGLRYCRMRGIKNVSEQCLLTAAVQNMKKIAMVLSHYFLCTLIQIYSKSTYIINIFRMLSHKRILA, encoded by the exons ATGCTTACTAATAATGAAAGAAAACAAAATCAATTAGAACTAGTTTATATAGAAAATTTAGTACCTGAAAATCACATACTTAGAAAGATAGATAAATACATAGACTTTTCATTTATAAGAGATTTAACTAAGGATTTATATTGTGCTGATAATGGCAGACCTTCAGTAGACCCAGTTGTATTATTTAAAATGCTTTTTATAGGATACCTATTCGGTATACGTTCAGAGCGTCAGCTTGTAAAAGAAATCCAGGTAAATGTAGCTTACAGATGGTTTTTAGGATATGGACTTACTGATAAAATACCAAGTCATTCCACTATAAGCCAGAATAGAACAAAAAGATTTAGTAATACAAATATACATCAAGAAATATTTGATAATATTGTATTTCAAGCTATTAATAGAAACTTGGTTGATGGCAAAATTCTATATACTGATTCTACTCACTTAAAAGCTAACGCTAATAAACATAAATTTATTAAAAAAGAAATAACTAAATCCACAAAGGAATACTTTGATGAATTAGAGAATGACATTAATAAAGATAGAATTAATCATAATAAAAAGCCTCTAAAAAAAAAGACTAAAATAGCTGAAACTAAGGAAATAAAAGTAAGTACAACTGATCCAGACAGTGGATATATGGTTAGAGATGGAAAACCTAAAGGCTTTTTTTATTTAGATCATAGAACTGTTGACGGAAAGTATAATATTATAACAGACGTTCATGTTACTCCCGGGAATATAAACGATGTAGATCCTTATGTTAAAAGAATAGAAACTCAAATAGAAAAGTTTAATTTTAATACAAAATATTTAGTAGCAGATGCCGGATATTCTACGAATCCTATTTGTAAACAAATTTCAGACAAAAATTATCAAGGTGTTTTTGGGTTCCGTTTAGGACCCCATGTTAAAGGAAAATATACAAAATATAGATTTCAGTATGTTAAAGAATTAGATGGATATGTATGTATTAATAATTGCTTTTTAAAATATAGAACTACTACAAGGGAAGGTTATAAAGAATACGTAAGTAATGCGGAGCATTGTGCTTCTTGCAAATATAAAAATAATTGCTTAACATCTGATAAATCCATTAATAGAACTATACGTCGTCATGTTTGGGAAGACTATAAAGATCAAATTTTTAGATTTACTAAAACAGAAAAAGGTAAAAATATTTACAAACGACGTAAAGAAAAGATTGAGCGTAGCTTTGCTGATTCAAAAGAATTACATGGGCTACGTTATTGTCGCATGCGAGGAATTAAAAATGTTTCTGAGCAGTGCCTACTTACAGCGGCAGTTCAGAATATGAAAAAGATAGCCATGGTGCTATCGCACTAT TTTTTGTGTACGTTAATTCAAATTTATTCCAAATCAACATACATAATAAATATTTTTCGAATGCTATCGCATAAAAGAATTTTGGCGTAA